One region of Juglans microcarpa x Juglans regia isolate MS1-56 chromosome 7S, Jm3101_v1.0, whole genome shotgun sequence genomic DNA includes:
- the LOC121241025 gene encoding uncharacterized protein LOC121241025 isoform X1 codes for MLVQMEGNLAEELYSESLKLSKTDLVSSSTSVSKESDLHDCLGDDLQDGDGPIWDSYGDELNDSSELDREWQRRRDQHHTHGYREGITAGKEASAQEGFNIGFKQSVLVGYNWGVVRGVTSALSFLPDELKERLIGTQEKRNEFRDLYESVHSLSTADALRLFNDNLMAKKALEQRENAEVSSHLAGPQEQSLGSGRLDNYMGELELLLPDSPDLRVHFRRDE; via the exons ATGCTTGTACAGATGGAGGGCAATCTTGCTGAAGAGCTTTACTCTGAAAGTCTGAAGCTGTCCAAGACAGACTtagtttcttcttcaacttccgttAGTAAAGAAAGTGATTTGCATG ATTGTCTTGGGGATGATTTGCAGGATGGAGATGGACCTATATGGGACAGTTATGGAGATGAGTTGAATGATTCATCTGAATTGGACAGGGAATGGCAGAGGAGACGTGACCAGCATCATACA CATGGATATCGTGAAGGTATCACTGCAGGGAAAGAAGCTTCTGCACAAGAAGGATTTAACATTGGTTTTAAGCAATCGGTCCTTGTTGGGTACAACTGGGGTGTTGTAAGAGGTGTTACCAG TGCATTGTCTTTCCTCCCAGATGAGTTGAAAGAAAGGCTAATTGGAACCCAAGAAAAGAGAAACGAATTCAGGGACTTGTATGAATCTGTTCATTCTCTCTCAACAGCAGACGCACTTCGGTTGTTCAATGACAATCTAATGGCCAAAAAAGCTCTGGAACAAAGGGAAAATGCAGAGGTTAGTTCTCATTTAGCAGGCCCGCAGGAGCAAAGTTTAGGCTCTGGTCGTCTTGATAATTACATGGGAGAGCTCGAATTACTTCTTCCAGACTCTCCTGACCTCAGAGTACATTTTCGTAGAGATGAGTAG
- the LOC121241025 gene encoding uncharacterized protein LOC121241025 isoform X2 → MEGNLAEELYSESLKLSKTDLVSSSTSVSKESDLHDCLGDDLQDGDGPIWDSYGDELNDSSELDREWQRRRDQHHTHGYREGITAGKEASAQEGFNIGFKQSVLVGYNWGVVRGVTSALSFLPDELKERLIGTQEKRNEFRDLYESVHSLSTADALRLFNDNLMAKKALEQRENAEVSSHLAGPQEQSLGSGRLDNYMGELELLLPDSPDLRVHFRRDE, encoded by the exons ATGGAGGGCAATCTTGCTGAAGAGCTTTACTCTGAAAGTCTGAAGCTGTCCAAGACAGACTtagtttcttcttcaacttccgttAGTAAAGAAAGTGATTTGCATG ATTGTCTTGGGGATGATTTGCAGGATGGAGATGGACCTATATGGGACAGTTATGGAGATGAGTTGAATGATTCATCTGAATTGGACAGGGAATGGCAGAGGAGACGTGACCAGCATCATACA CATGGATATCGTGAAGGTATCACTGCAGGGAAAGAAGCTTCTGCACAAGAAGGATTTAACATTGGTTTTAAGCAATCGGTCCTTGTTGGGTACAACTGGGGTGTTGTAAGAGGTGTTACCAG TGCATTGTCTTTCCTCCCAGATGAGTTGAAAGAAAGGCTAATTGGAACCCAAGAAAAGAGAAACGAATTCAGGGACTTGTATGAATCTGTTCATTCTCTCTCAACAGCAGACGCACTTCGGTTGTTCAATGACAATCTAATGGCCAAAAAAGCTCTGGAACAAAGGGAAAATGCAGAGGTTAGTTCTCATTTAGCAGGCCCGCAGGAGCAAAGTTTAGGCTCTGGTCGTCTTGATAATTACATGGGAGAGCTCGAATTACTTCTTCCAGACTCTCCTGACCTCAGAGTACATTTTCGTAGAGATGAGTAG